In the genome of Thermoplasmata archaeon, one region contains:
- a CDS encoding class I SAM-dependent methyltransferase encodes MGPMTDFEKRMMCRIAGYEQLRIAVDDAVVSRIASPSSWLDTGCGTGGSIRLSVERHPGTRFTLADPSEDNLAKAKETIGAYGYAAGPTHLLDFPDSSFDAITSILSHHYYSDREQKRKAVSNCFRMLREGGVYVTVEHTVHSGEQDSYDREWASYMRGRGLPEDRIEEMFERRDTVYFPMSEDELKALILSCGFSEAEVFWRSCSDVGIVAVK; translated from the coding sequence ATGGGCCCGATGACCGATTTTGAGAAGAGGATGATGTGCAGGATTGCAGGATACGAGCAGCTGCGCATAGCGGTGGACGATGCGGTTGTATCGCGCATCGCTTCCCCTTCATCATGGTTGGATACGGGCTGCGGTACCGGGGGCTCCATCCGCCTTTCCGTCGAGAGGCATCCCGGTACCCGTTTCACCCTTGCGGATCCGTCCGAGGACAATCTAGCGAAGGCGAAGGAGACCATCGGTGCATACGGTTACGCCGCCGGTCCGACCCATCTCCTAGACTTCCCCGATTCATCCTTCGATGCGATCACATCGATCCTCTCTCACCACTATTATTCCGATAGGGAGCAGAAGAGGAAGGCGGTATCGAACTGCTTTAGGATGCTCAGGGAAGGCGGCGTATACGTCACTGTAGAGCATACGGTCCATTCCGGGGAACAGGACTCCTACGACAGGGAATGGGCCTCCTACATGAGGGGGAGGGGACTCCCCGAGGACAGGATCGAGGAGATGTTCGAAAGGAGGGATACGGTGTATTTCCCCATGTCCGAGGATGAGCTAAAAGCATTGATCCTCTCATGCGGTTTTTCGGAAGCGGAGGTATTTTGGAGGTCCTGCTCCGACGTAGGGATAGTCGCTGTCAAGTGA